In Saimiri boliviensis isolate mSaiBol1 chromosome 12, mSaiBol1.pri, whole genome shotgun sequence, one genomic interval encodes:
- the LOC101041910 gene encoding LOW QUALITY PROTEIN: growth hormone-inducible transmembrane protein (The sequence of the model RefSeq protein was modified relative to this genomic sequence to represent the inferred CDS: substituted 1 base at 1 genomic stop codon), whose protein sequence is MLAARLVCLRTLPSRVLHSAFTKASPVAKNSIVKNSITKNQWLLTPSREYATKTRIGIRRGRTGQELKEAALEPSMEKIFKIDQMGRWFVAGGAAVGLGTLCYYGLGMSNEIGALEKAVIWPQYVKDRIHSTYMYLAGSIGLTALSAMAISRTPVLMNFMMKGSXVTIGATFAAMIAAGMLVQSILYDRSPGPKHLAWLLHSGVMGAVVAPLTILGGPLLIRAAWYTAGIVGGLSTVAMCAPSEKFLNMGAPLGVGLGLVFVSSLGSMFLPPTTVAGATLYSVAMYGGLVLFSMFLLYDTQKVIRRTEVTPMYGVQKYDPINSMLGIYMDTLNIFMRVAAMLATGGNRKK, encoded by the coding sequence ATGCTGGCTGCAAGGCTTGTGTGTCTCCGGACACTACCTTCTAGGGTTTTGCATTCAGCTTTCACCAAGGCCTCCCCTGTTGCGAAGAATTCCATCGTGAAGAATTCCATCACGAAGAATCAATGGCTGTTAACACCCAGCAGGGAATATGCCACCAAAACAAGAATTGGGATCCGGCGTGGGAGAACTGGCCAAGAACTCAAAGAGGCAGCATTGGAACCatcaatggaaaaaatatttaaaattgatcaGATGGGAAGATGGTTTGTTGCTGGTGGAGCTGCTGTTGGTCTTGGAACATTGTGCTACTATGGCTTGGGAATGTCTAATGAGATTGGAGCTCTTGAAAAGGCTGTAATTTGGCCTCAGTATGTGAAGGATAGAATTCATTCCACCTATATGTACTTAGCAGGAAGTATTGGTTTAACAGCTTTGTCTGCCATGGCAATAAGCAGAACGCCTGTTCTCATGAACTTTATGATGAAAGGCTCTTGAGTGACAATTGGTGCAACCTTTGCAGCCATGATTGCAGCTGGAATGCTGGTACAATCAATACTATATGACCGGAGCCCAGGACCAAAGCACCTTGCTTGGTTGCTACATTCTGGTGTGATGGGTGCAGTGGTTGCTCCTCTGACGATATTAGGGGGTCCTCTTCTCATCAGAGCTGCATGGTACACAGCTGGCATTGTGGGAGGCCTCTCCACTGTGGCCATGTGCGCACCCAGTGAAAAGTTTCTGAACATGGGTGCACCCTTGGGAGTGGGCCTGGGTCTCGTTTTTGTGTCCTCACTTGGATCTATGTTTCTTCCACCTACCACTGTGGCTGGTGCCACTCTGTACTCAGTGGCAATGTATGGTGGATTAGTTCTTTTCAGCATGTTCCTTCTGTATGATACCCAGAAAGTAATCAGGCGCACAGAAGTAACACCAATGTATGGAGTTCAAAAATATGATCCCATTAACTCGATGCTGGGAATCTACATggacacattaaatatatttatgcgAGTTGCAGCTATGCTAGCAACTggaggcaacagaaagaaatga